The following coding sequences lie in one Phalacrocorax carbo chromosome 3, bPhaCar2.1, whole genome shotgun sequence genomic window:
- the SOCS5 gene encoding suppressor of cytokine signaling 5 yields MDKVGKMWNNFKYRCQNLFSHEGGSQNENVVVNSNSCSSSKEKAIQITGLAQQQPSSPLRENIALQLGLSPSKNSRRNQNCVTEIPQIVEISIEKENDSCVTTGARLARRDSYSRHAPWGGKKKHSCSTKTQSSLDTEKRFGRTRSGLQRRERRYGVSSVHDMDAVSNRTVGSRSLRQRLQDTVGLCFPMRTYSKQSKPLFSNKRKIHLSELMLEKCPFPAGSDLAQKWHLIKQHTAPVSPHSAFFDTFDPSLVSTEDEEDRLRERRRLSIEEGVDPPPNAQIHTFEATAQVNPLYKLGPKLAPGMTELTGDKNITPPGTCDSEEDTTTLCLQSRRQKQRQMSGESHGHISRQGAWKVHTQIDYIHCLVPDLLQITGNPCYWGVMDRYEAEALLEGKPEGTFLLRDSAQEDYLFSVSFRRYNRSLHARIEQWNHNFSFDAHDPCVFHSSTVTGLLEHYKDPSSCMFFEPLLTVSLNRTFPFSLQYICRAVICRCTTYDGIDDLPLPSMLQDFLKEYHYKQKVRVRWLEREPIKTK; encoded by the coding sequence ATGGATAAAGTGGGAAAGATGTGGAACAATTTCAAATACAGGTGCCAGAATCTCTTCAGTCATGAGGGTGGAagccaaaatgaaaatgtagttGTGAACTCCAATAGTTGCTCATCTTCTAAAGAGAAAGCTATCCAGATAACTGGTTTGGCTCAACAACAACCCAGCAGCCCTTTGAGAGAAAACATTGCTTTGCAGTTAGGTTTAAGTCCTTCAAAGAATTCAAGGCGAAACCAAAACTGTGTCACAGAAATTCCTCAGATTGTTGAAATAAGCATTGAGAAAGAGAATGACTCGTGTGTCACGACGGGAGCTAGACTTGCTCGAAGGGACTCTTATTCTCGGCATGCTCCTTGGGGTGGGAAGAAGAAGCATTCTTGCTCTACCAAAACCCAGAGCTCCTTGGATACTGAAAAAAGGTTTGGTAGAACACGAAGTGGTTTGCAGAGGAGGGAGAGACGGTACGGGGTGAGCTCTGTCCATGATATGGATGCAGTATCAAACAGGACAGTAGGCAGCCGTTCTCTGCGACAGCGTCTACAAGATACTGTTGGGCTGTGTTTTCCCATGAGAACTTACAGCAAACAGTCCAAACCTCTGTTCTCTAACAAAAGAAAGATCCATCTCTCTGAACTAATGCTTGAGAAATGCCCTTTTCCTGCAGGCTCAGATCTGGCTCAGAAGTGGCATCTGATTAAGCAACACACAGCGCCTGTGAGTCCTCATTCAGCTTTTTTTGACACATTTGATCCTTCCTTGGTTTCCACCGAAGATGAAGAAGACAGGCTCAGAGAAAGACGTAGACTTAGTATTGAAGAAGGGGTTGATCCCCCTCCCAACGCCCAAATACATACTTTTGAAGCTACAGCACAGGTTAATCCATTGTATAAACTGGGACCAAAGTTAGCCCCTGGTATGACTGAGCTGACTGGGGACAAAAATATAACACCGCCAGGGACCTGTGACTCTGAAGAGGACACAACAACGCTTTGTCTGCAGTCACGCAGGCAGAAGCAGCGTCAGATGTCTGGAGAGAGCCACGGCCATATCAGCAGGCAGGGGGCTTGGAAAGTGCATACTCAAATTGATTACATCCATTGCCTTGTGCCAGACTTACTTCAGATAACAGGTAACCCATGTTACTGGGGTGTGATGGACCGCTATGAAGCAGAAGCACTTCTGGAGGGTAAACCCGAAGGCACTTTTTTGCTCAGGGATTCTGCGCAAGAGGACTACCTCTTCTCTGTGAGCTTCCGTCGTTATAACCGATCGCTACATGCACGCATTGAGCAGTGGAATCACAACTTTAGTTTCGATGCCCATGATCCCTGTGTGTTTCACTCCTCCACTGTTACAGGGCTTCTGGAACACTACAAAGACCCTAGCTCTTGCATGTTCTTTGAACCATTACTTACTGTATCTCTGAACAGGACTTTCCCCTTTAGTCTGCAGTATATCTGCCGGGCAGTAATCTGCAGGTGCACTACGTATGATGGAATTGATGACCTTCCTCTACCCTCAATGTTGCAAGACTTTCTAAAGGAGTATCACTATAAACAAAAAGTCAGGGTGCGATGGCTGGAGCGGGAACCtataaaaacaaagtaa